Proteins co-encoded in one Clarias gariepinus isolate MV-2021 ecotype Netherlands chromosome 13, CGAR_prim_01v2, whole genome shotgun sequence genomic window:
- the minpp1a gene encoding multiple inositol polyphosphate phosphatase 1a: MGALCFFVVVINLHAVSFALPTSWCSVTSPPGPIPDNALRFNTKSRYEEVNPYLISDILAINESWVKPPSAECRAVHLSAIIRHGTRYPTSGNIKKMSMFSKLVKSQANLSCVQELQSWEMWYKESMDGRLVKKGRYDHRHLAQRLIKSFPTLITEENIKGGRVKLITSSKHRCINSTLAFIQGILERLGIQGIDLPHTIDDGLMRFFDQCRRFVETVEKNKDALMEMERFKNGPEMKRVQEKLADRLQLPYSNVTADSVETVFYLCAYEFTILDVNSPWCRLLDGTDGQVLEYLGDLKQFWKRGFGHDINSKSSCVLFHDLFKRLDAAAEQIRSGGDVPEVVTVQVGHAETLLPLITLLDLFKDQVPLNSSNFASHHSRMFRSGLIVPYTANLLMALFDCPDGPRLQVRLNEQPLILPGLGDLSPLYQDVRKRYEQLLQGCDQDAVCRMDR, encoded by the exons ATGGGTGCCCTGTGTTTCTTTGTTGTTGTGATTAATTTACACGCCGTGTCTTTCGCACTCCCGACATCCTGGTGTAGCGTGACATCACCACCTGGACCCATTCCTGACAACGCGCTGCGATTCAACACAAAAAGTCGGTATGAAGAAGTGAATCCCTATCTCATCTCAGATATTTTGGCCATTAATGAGTCCTGGGTGAAACCTCCATCTGCAGAATGCAGAGCTGTCCACCTGAGTGCCATCATCAGGCACGGGACCCGATACCCCACCTCGGGGAACATCAAGAAGATGAGCATGTTCTCCAAGCTGGTGAAGAGTCAAGCTAATCTGAGCTGCGTCCAGGAGCTCCAAAGCTGGGAAATGTGGTATAAAGAGAGCATGGATGGACGTCTGGTGAAAAAAGGACGCTACGATCATCGACATTTGGCTCAGAGGCTGATTAAATCATTCCCAACCCTGATAACTGAAGAGAACATAAAAGGGGGACGAGTGAAGCTTATCACTAGCTCCAAACACAGATGCATTAACAGCACACTGGCATTCATACAAGGAATCTTGGAGCGTCTCGGCATTCAGG GTATAGATTTGCCACACACAATTGATGACGGGCTGATGCGTTTTTTTGATCAATGTCGCCGTTTCGTGGAGACAGTGGAGAAGAACAAAGACGCCTTAATGGAGATGGAGCGTTTCAAGAATGGCCCAGAGATGAAAAGAGTTCAGGAGAAACTCGCAGATCGGTTACAGCTTCCTTACAGCAATGTTACTGCAG ACTCTGTGGAGACGGTATTTTATCTGTGTGCGTACGAGTTCACCATCCTGGACGTGAATTCCCCCTGGTGTCGCTTACTGGACGGGACAGATGGACAG GTGCTGGAGTACCTGGGGGATCTGAAGCAGTTTTGGAAACGTGGCTTTGGTCATGACATTAACAGTAAATCCAGCTGTGTTCTCTTTCACGATCTGTTTAAACGCCTGGACGCGGCAGCCGAGCAGATCAG GTCAGGTGGGGATGTCCCAGAGGTGGTGACGGTGCAGGTGGGCCACGCTGAGACATTACTGCCCCTCATCACACTGCTGGACCTTTTTAAAGACCAGGTTCCTCTCAACTCCTCCAACTTCGCTTCTCATCACAGCCGCATGTTCCGCAGCGGCCTGATTGTACCGTACACCGCCAACTTGCTGATGGCGCTTTTTGACTGCCCTGATGGCCCTCGGCTGCAGGTGCGGCTCAACGAGCAACCTTTGATTTTGCCAGGCCTTGGTGACCTTTCACCTCTGTACCAGGATGTGAGGAAACGATATGAACAGCTGCTGCAAGGATGTGACCAGGACGCAGTGTGCAGGATGGACAGATAG